One genomic region from Ovis canadensis isolate MfBH-ARS-UI-01 breed Bighorn chromosome 6, ARS-UI_OviCan_v2, whole genome shotgun sequence encodes:
- the LOC138442889 gene encoding small ribosomal subunit protein eS27-like — protein sequence MPLAKDLLHPSPEERKRKHKKKRLVQSPSSYLMDVKCPGCYKITTVFSHAQTVVLCVGCSTVLCQPTGGKARLTEGCSFRWKQHQKYPVSR from the coding sequence ATGCCTCTCGCAAAGGATCTTCTTCATCCCTctccagaagagagaaagaggaaacacaAGAAGAAGCGCCTGGTGCAGAGCCCCAGTTCCTATTTAATGGATGTAAAATGCCCAGGATGCTATAAAATCACCACTGTCTTTAGCCATGCACAAACAGTAGTTTTGTGTGTTGGCTGCTCTACCGTCCTCTGTCAACCTACAGGAGGAAAAGCAAGGCTTACAGAAGGATGCTCCTTCAGATGGAAGCAGCACCAAAAGTACCCTGTATCAAGATGA